In one Nocardioides luteus genomic region, the following are encoded:
- a CDS encoding ABC transporter ATP-binding protein, which translates to MSAKFRVEGLTKSYGSNVVVDHLDLEMEEGEFLVLLGPSGCGKTTTLRCLAGLETPESGVIDFKGRHVFDSGQRLNLPAHKRDVGMVFQSYALWPNMTVRKNIAYPLKVRKMREALAGGRVEEAAAMVHCEHLLDRYPSQLSGGQQQRIAVARGLVSRPDLVLFDEPLSNLDARLRDTVRTEIHRLHESLGFGAVFVTHDQSEAFALGDRLAIMRAGRMEQVDTPQRVFADPATDYVAEFIGMSNRLELHRTTAGWRTNAGVDITLERDLPDSDAVVARLWPDDLELYRDVASVPSGVVALEAELLASEFGGRTYDVTVAAGQEEFRLRASSALHGSWLRGAEEGTKVVIGLRPETMQVYPLDEAPARAEAAVRPLVAAS; encoded by the coding sequence ATGTCCGCCAAGTTCCGAGTCGAAGGACTCACCAAGTCGTACGGATCGAACGTCGTCGTCGACCACCTCGACCTCGAGATGGAGGAAGGCGAGTTCCTGGTCCTGCTGGGCCCGAGCGGCTGCGGCAAGACGACCACCCTGCGCTGTCTGGCCGGCCTGGAGACTCCGGAGTCGGGTGTCATCGACTTCAAGGGACGGCACGTCTTCGACTCCGGCCAGCGGCTGAACCTGCCGGCCCACAAGCGGGACGTCGGCATGGTGTTCCAGTCCTACGCGCTGTGGCCGAACATGACCGTGCGCAAGAACATCGCCTACCCGCTGAAGGTGCGCAAGATGCGCGAGGCGCTGGCCGGCGGGCGGGTCGAGGAAGCAGCCGCGATGGTGCACTGCGAGCACCTGCTCGATCGCTACCCGAGCCAGCTCAGCGGTGGGCAGCAGCAGCGCATCGCCGTCGCCCGGGGCCTGGTCTCGCGTCCGGACCTGGTGCTCTTCGACGAGCCGCTGAGCAACCTCGACGCGCGGCTGCGGGACACGGTGCGTACGGAGATCCACCGGTTGCACGAGAGCCTCGGCTTCGGCGCGGTCTTCGTGACCCACGACCAGTCCGAGGCGTTCGCGCTCGGTGACCGCCTGGCCATCATGCGCGCCGGCAGGATGGAGCAGGTCGACACGCCGCAGCGGGTCTTCGCCGACCCGGCGACCGACTACGTCGCCGAGTTCATCGGCATGTCCAACCGGCTCGAGCTCCACCGCACCACCGCGGGGTGGCGTACGAACGCGGGAGTCGACATCACGCTCGAGCGGGATCTGCCCGACTCGGACGCCGTGGTCGCCCGGCTGTGGCCCGACGACCTCGAGCTCTACCGCGACGTGGCGTCGGTGCCGTCCGGCGTCGTCGCGCTCGAGGCCGAGCTGCTCGCCTCCGAGTTCGGCGGACGCACGTACGACGTCACCGTTGCCGCAGGGCAGGAGGAGTTCCGGCTGCGGGCGAGCAGCGCGCTGCACGGGTCGTGGCTGCGTGGCGCGGAGGAGGGTACGAAGGTGGTCATCGGGCTGCGCCCCGAGACCATGCAGGTCTATCCGCTGGATGAGGCACCGGCCCGAGCGGAGGCTGCTGTCAGGCCGCTGGTCGCGGCGTCCTGA
- a CDS encoding DUF1214 domain-containing protein: MADVAAQAAALQVWAYPLIFAQRMRLNLTQPSDPHGPRPETSAGAPVGTLGHQRSLADPSLKVGVAPNVDTLYSLAWLDLDAGAYEVTLPDPGERYLSLQAGCADTSSPVVVSRRAYGAELPAVRIRRGPRAVSEEGGVLRLSTPERWVMVVGRTGVDPLDADDLADAHALQDKIGLTLDPDAGVGAAPTSRAVDRRIDELSRQDEILEPSTFATALSVVLDDLGPGQVPESLMSYVSGEQLAGLADGSASEEAVLSFAAGLRTGHQDIRRRVEHLGRTVNGWSINDRGPDFGDDLLLRAAVAHAQIYVNPVAEAVYPVCQTDADGEGLDGRNGPYVIEFAPGELPPVQAFWSLTMYHREGLLVDNPLGRYAVGDRTPDLRYGADGGLRMSLSVSEPDSGPANWLPAPDGPFRLMLRLYWPDGAEAWEPPCVVREVAR; this comes from the coding sequence GTGGCCGACGTCGCTGCGCAGGCGGCTGCCCTCCAGGTCTGGGCGTACCCGCTGATCTTCGCCCAGCGGATGCGCCTCAACCTGACCCAGCCGTCGGATCCGCACGGGCCGCGGCCTGAGACCTCTGCCGGGGCACCGGTCGGGACGCTCGGTCACCAGCGGTCGCTCGCCGACCCGAGCCTGAAGGTGGGGGTGGCGCCGAACGTCGACACGCTCTACTCGCTGGCCTGGCTCGACCTGGACGCGGGTGCGTACGAGGTGACGCTGCCGGATCCGGGGGAGCGCTACCTGAGCCTCCAGGCGGGATGTGCCGACACCAGCAGTCCGGTGGTCGTCAGCCGCCGTGCGTATGGAGCGGAGCTGCCGGCGGTTCGCATCCGGCGCGGTCCGCGGGCGGTCTCGGAGGAAGGCGGCGTACTGAGGCTGAGCACGCCGGAACGCTGGGTGATGGTCGTCGGGCGTACCGGTGTCGACCCGCTCGATGCCGACGACCTCGCGGACGCTCATGCCCTCCAGGACAAGATCGGCTTGACTCTCGACCCTGATGCGGGTGTCGGTGCCGCGCCGACGTCGCGTGCCGTCGACCGTCGCATCGACGAGCTTTCGCGTCAGGACGAGATCCTGGAACCGTCCACCTTCGCGACGGCGCTCTCGGTGGTGCTCGACGATCTCGGTCCGGGACAGGTCCCGGAGTCGCTGATGTCGTACGTCTCCGGCGAGCAGCTGGCGGGTCTCGCGGACGGCTCGGCCTCCGAAGAGGCTGTTCTGTCGTTCGCTGCGGGCCTGCGTACGGGACATCAGGACATACGCAGGCGGGTGGAGCATCTCGGGCGCACCGTGAACGGCTGGTCGATCAACGACCGCGGCCCGGACTTCGGTGACGACCTCCTGCTGCGTGCCGCCGTCGCGCATGCGCAGATCTACGTGAACCCGGTGGCCGAGGCGGTCTATCCGGTGTGCCAGACCGACGCCGACGGGGAGGGGCTGGACGGGCGGAACGGCCCGTACGTCATCGAGTTCGCGCCGGGTGAGCTACCGCCGGTCCAGGCGTTCTGGTCGTTGACGATGTATCACAGAGAGGGACTGCTGGTGGATAACCCGCTGGGACGCTATGCCGTCGGTGATCGGACCCCGGATCTGAGGTATGGCGCCGACGGTGGGCTGCGGATGAGTCTGTCGGTCTCCGAGCCGGACTCGGGACCGGCCAACTGGCTTCCGGCTCCCGACGGCCCGTTCCGCCTGATGCTGCGGCTGTACTGGCCGGACGGTGCCGAGGCCTGGGAGCCGCCGTGCGTCGTCCGGGAGGTGGCCCGATGA
- a CDS encoding DUF1254 domain-containing protein: MSYPSFDLAGVDQVQVSTRPDLVPTDASARRELARSIAFDGVVYGLPAVYQYAQMCRQYVAEGEALGIFLHERDLARPGFAAFRVPNVDTLYSNAWLDLSGGPVIVDLPEFGDRYYTLNLLDGFGNASNISHRTVGHARQIWLVSPTDDTEVPPDAVRLRVGSQLIWVLMRIQVLGDEAEVHRLQDAVMLRCAGDARRIGVLVDPDEVMTDWRAFFRGLDAALRLIGVPAHELAIVRRLSMLGLTGEAELDPGQLDPEVRAGTAAGFTEAMKVIDACRPQLGELIPTGWTKVGDKGAHGLNHLSRAVMSHVGLGANVVEENTSFNTYADVDGRPLDGSSGSYQVRLDTPPPAGAFWSVTMYDAEGFLVPNPIGRYAVGSATSGLVVDDDGSVTIVIQPEDEADRVRNWLPSPKGRFFLVLRIYQPAPDALSGAWLPGGVRPVSR; this comes from the coding sequence ATGAGCTACCCGTCGTTCGATCTTGCCGGCGTCGACCAGGTTCAGGTCTCGACCCGGCCGGACCTGGTGCCGACCGACGCCTCCGCCCGCCGCGAGCTCGCCCGTTCGATCGCCTTCGACGGCGTCGTCTATGGGCTGCCGGCGGTCTATCAGTACGCCCAGATGTGCCGGCAGTACGTAGCCGAGGGTGAGGCGCTGGGCATTTTTCTCCACGAACGGGACCTGGCCCGGCCGGGGTTCGCGGCGTTCCGTGTGCCGAACGTGGACACCCTCTACTCCAACGCGTGGCTCGACCTTAGCGGTGGTCCGGTGATCGTCGACCTGCCCGAATTCGGCGACCGCTACTACACGCTCAACCTCTTGGACGGCTTCGGCAATGCCTCCAACATCAGTCACCGGACCGTCGGACACGCACGTCAGATCTGGCTCGTCTCACCGACGGACGACACCGAGGTGCCCCCGGACGCAGTGCGGCTGCGGGTCGGCTCTCAGCTCATCTGGGTCCTGATGCGCATCCAGGTCCTCGGCGACGAGGCAGAGGTCCACCGGCTGCAGGACGCGGTCATGCTCAGGTGCGCCGGCGATGCCCGCCGGATCGGCGTGCTGGTGGATCCGGACGAGGTCATGACCGACTGGCGGGCCTTCTTCCGCGGGCTCGACGCCGCCTTGCGCCTCATCGGCGTCCCCGCGCACGAGCTCGCCATCGTCCGGCGGCTCTCGATGCTGGGCCTCACCGGGGAGGCGGAGCTTGATCCCGGCCAGCTCGACCCCGAGGTCAGGGCCGGGACGGCAGCCGGGTTCACCGAAGCGATGAAGGTCATCGACGCCTGCCGCCCACAGTTGGGGGAGCTGATCCCGACGGGCTGGACGAAGGTGGGCGACAAGGGCGCTCACGGCCTCAACCACCTGAGCCGGGCCGTGATGAGCCATGTCGGCCTCGGTGCCAACGTGGTCGAGGAGAACACTTCCTTCAACACCTACGCCGACGTCGACGGCCGCCCGCTCGACGGCTCGTCCGGCAGCTACCAGGTGCGTCTGGACACGCCGCCACCTGCGGGCGCGTTCTGGAGCGTGACGATGTATGACGCGGAGGGCTTCCTCGTCCCCAACCCAATCGGCAGGTACGCCGTCGGCAGCGCCACCTCCGGCCTGGTGGTCGATGACGACGGGTCGGTCACGATCGTCATCCAGCCCGAGGACGAGGCCGATCGCGTACGCAACTGGCTGCCGTCGCCGAAGGGACGCTTCTTCCTCGTGCTGCGCATCTACCAGCCGGCGCCGGATGCCCTGAGCGGCGCCTGGCTGCCCGGCGGGGTGCGACCGGTCAGCCGGTGA
- a CDS encoding DUF202 domain-containing protein, whose protein sequence is MPPSQSSRALQQPSWCSGEEALSRPGRHSPREPGLQAERTRLAGTRTALSMAAAALALLHAADPPAPVTVALVVATSLCVAVTILPALREARGLRLASLTQLSLMISLSALVVIVTG, encoded by the coding sequence GTGCCGCCCTCGCAGTCGTCGCGGGCGCTGCAGCAGCCCTCATGGTGCTCCGGTGAGGAAGCACTGTCTCGCCCCGGTCGACACTCCCCACGCGAACCCGGGCTGCAGGCCGAACGGACACGTCTGGCCGGTACGAGGACGGCGCTGAGCATGGCGGCAGCAGCGCTCGCGCTGCTGCACGCAGCCGACCCGCCGGCCCCGGTCACCGTCGCCCTGGTCGTCGCGACCTCACTGTGCGTGGCCGTCACGATCCTTCCCGCGCTCCGCGAGGCGCGCGGGCTCCGCCTGGCCTCACTGACCCAGCTCTCGCTGATGATCTCGCTGTCCGCGCTGGTCGTGATCGTCACCGGCTGA
- a CDS encoding YidH family protein, translated as MTSDTGQKPPSSTRWPARVYATGSEPDYRFTLANERTFLAWLRTSLALVVAAVALHALASDHSTIVVQVVAGTMVVLGAGGALLAWFRWSANERAIRRGEPLVGFRSGAAACAALAVVAGAAAALMVLR; from the coding sequence ATGACCAGCGACACCGGCCAGAAGCCGCCGTCGAGTACCCGCTGGCCCGCCCGCGTCTATGCGACGGGGAGCGAGCCGGACTACCGCTTCACCCTGGCCAACGAACGTACGTTCCTCGCCTGGTTGCGTACGTCGCTGGCGTTGGTCGTGGCCGCCGTCGCGCTCCACGCGCTGGCCTCCGACCACTCGACGATCGTCGTCCAGGTCGTCGCCGGCACGATGGTCGTCCTCGGCGCAGGCGGGGCGCTGCTCGCCTGGTTCCGGTGGAGCGCCAACGAACGCGCGATCCGGCGCGGCGAACCGCTCGTCGGGTTCCGCTCCGGCGCGGCGGCCTGTGCCGCCCTCGCAGTCGTCGCGGGCGCTGCAGCAGCCCTCATGGTGCTCCGGTGA
- a CDS encoding zinc-binding dehydrogenase — translation MNTAMAAWQWTGTGRPLTLNQVPVPTPGADEVLIRVRAAGMCHSDVGELDEPSWAATITRNPITLGHEIAGEIAQVGVAVTQWQVGDRVGVHPLGETVPGYSRDGGYAAYTLAPATDLVAMPDGLRFDLAAAGTDAGMTSHHAVAEVARVGAGDRVGIIGLGGLGQFGARIAALLGAEVYAADTSPAAVALGEQLGLAAVHPRAEDLIGLGLDAVIDFAGFGSTTSAAVGAIRKGGTIVMVGLGAVETTLVTADVIHQRAHIHGSSGGTREDIATVYDYLARGEITPTIEHIDHDRVPEGIERLRAGRVTGRLVVTTN, via the coding sequence ATGAACACCGCAATGGCTGCCTGGCAATGGACCGGGACCGGACGTCCCCTCACGCTCAACCAGGTGCCGGTCCCCACCCCCGGGGCCGACGAGGTCCTCATCCGGGTGCGCGCGGCGGGCATGTGCCACTCCGACGTGGGCGAGCTGGACGAGCCGTCGTGGGCGGCCACCATCACCCGCAACCCGATCACCCTCGGCCACGAGATCGCGGGCGAGATCGCGCAGGTCGGCGTGGCCGTCACGCAGTGGCAGGTCGGGGACCGGGTCGGTGTGCACCCTCTCGGCGAGACCGTCCCGGGCTACAGCCGCGACGGCGGGTACGCCGCCTACACCCTTGCTCCTGCCACCGACCTGGTCGCGATGCCGGACGGTCTTCGGTTCGACCTGGCCGCCGCCGGCACGGACGCAGGCATGACCTCCCACCACGCGGTCGCCGAGGTCGCCCGGGTCGGCGCCGGCGACCGTGTCGGCATCATCGGGCTCGGCGGGCTCGGCCAGTTCGGTGCCCGCATCGCCGCCCTGCTCGGCGCCGAGGTGTACGCCGCCGACACCAGCCCCGCCGCCGTGGCCCTCGGCGAGCAGCTCGGCCTCGCCGCCGTGCACCCGCGGGCGGAGGACCTGATCGGACTCGGCCTCGACGCGGTGATCGACTTCGCCGGCTTCGGCTCCACCACCTCGGCGGCGGTCGGCGCGATCCGCAAGGGCGGCACCATCGTCATGGTCGGCCTGGGCGCGGTCGAGACGACCCTCGTCACCGCCGACGTCATCCACCAGCGCGCCCACATCCACGGCTCCTCCGGCGGCACCCGCGAGGACATCGCCACGGTGTACGACTACCTCGCCCGTGGCGAGATCACCCCGACCATCGAGCACATCGACCACGACCGGGTCCCAGAGGGCATCGAGCGCCTCCGGGCCGGCCGGGTCACGGGCCGGCTCGTGGTCACGACCAACTGA
- a CDS encoding NADP-dependent oxidoreductase, producing the protein MKSTQVHVVTLPDGDVRPEHFELVSVDLPDPEAGQVLVRNTWTSVDPGMRLRLRADAPEGYFPAFPLGEPMDGIFTVGVVEESRAEGFPVGATVWHSYGWRSHAVVDPDEVAMNGVADLRVLDVEQLSPQTYLGPLGPMGLTAYAGLHVIDALDAGEDISTIWVSAAAGAVGSLVCQIAKLSGLRVVASAGTAEKVAWLRDEIGVDAAFGWRDRPLVESLRDAAPEGLDVYFDNVGGSHLEAALAAMNNRGRIALCGSISEYDGAPAGPENLFLATSKNLTLRGFRGSAHVRLLDEMQQRVGGWLAEGRLHYRESVYDGLAQAPRAIADMMAGRTTGKTLVRI; encoded by the coding sequence GTGAAAAGCACTCAGGTGCACGTGGTCACGCTCCCGGACGGCGACGTGCGTCCGGAGCACTTCGAGCTCGTGAGCGTCGACCTGCCCGATCCGGAGGCCGGTCAGGTGCTGGTCCGCAACACGTGGACCTCGGTCGATCCGGGGATGCGGCTCCGGCTGCGTGCCGACGCACCCGAGGGCTACTTCCCGGCCTTCCCGCTAGGCGAGCCGATGGACGGAATCTTCACGGTCGGCGTCGTCGAGGAGTCCCGCGCGGAGGGCTTCCCGGTCGGTGCGACGGTGTGGCACTCCTACGGCTGGCGCAGCCACGCGGTCGTCGATCCCGACGAGGTCGCGATGAACGGGGTCGCCGACCTGCGGGTCCTCGACGTCGAGCAGCTCTCGCCCCAGACCTACCTCGGTCCCCTCGGCCCGATGGGCCTGACGGCGTACGCCGGCCTGCACGTGATCGACGCGCTCGATGCCGGCGAGGACATCTCGACGATCTGGGTGTCGGCAGCCGCAGGAGCGGTCGGGAGCCTGGTCTGCCAGATCGCGAAGCTGTCCGGCCTGCGGGTCGTCGCGAGCGCGGGCACCGCGGAGAAGGTCGCCTGGCTGCGTGACGAGATCGGCGTGGACGCGGCCTTCGGCTGGCGCGACCGCCCGCTGGTGGAGTCGCTGCGCGATGCCGCGCCCGAGGGGCTCGACGTCTACTTCGACAACGTCGGCGGCAGCCACCTCGAGGCCGCCCTCGCGGCGATGAACAACCGTGGCCGGATCGCCCTGTGCGGCTCGATCTCGGAGTACGACGGGGCACCCGCCGGTCCGGAGAACCTCTTCCTCGCCACCTCCAAGAACCTGACCCTCCGCGGCTTCCGGGGGAGCGCGCACGTGCGGCTGCTCGACGAGATGCAGCAGCGGGTCGGTGGCTGGCTCGCCGAGGGCCGGCTGCACTACCGCGAGAGCGTCTACGACGGTCTCGCCCAGGCGCCGCGGGCGATCGCCGACATGATGGCGGGACGTACGACCGGCAAGACGCTGGTCCGGATCTGA
- a CDS encoding class I adenylate-forming enzyme family protein → MSRPIAPTWRPTPEIERFYRASGMWHAASVTDDLRRCADRFGDKVAVRDSTTRLTFGQLWDRAAALAGWLRERGLRRGEAVAVQLPSWTEAVVAFHGVLMAGGVVVPMTSILRRREVGFIVRQTGARFAIAAEEFRGYSYRDLYADLIAEGVGLDHVLWVRGGARGERFEEALRTEPVDVETALASAGRDGDVALVIYTSGTTADPKGAIHTHEGIAASGDICQRAFGLNENDVLFNPSPVSHITGISLSVLFPVAFGCSVTLQEAWDPQQAFDVVERDRTTFFIFATPFLAALTAIAEDRGVRLDHVRTIVCGGADVPEALARRAHERLGTVVRMYGATECPNASCGSPWDPELQRWGTEGHWLFPTEGRVVDPGTGTDLPSGSVGEAWWRGPQLCSGYVDAERNDAFTADGWFRTGDLVRLDAGGWLTVQGRIKDIINRGGEKFSAREIEDLVAEVPGVADVAVTPVPDPVLGERVCAWVVLAPGADLDLAALTTHLRGLGLTTQKLPERLEVIDEMPRTPSGKIRKTDLRDRLEAAPTTRP, encoded by the coding sequence ATGTCTCGCCCGATCGCGCCCACCTGGCGTCCCACCCCCGAGATCGAACGCTTCTACCGCGCTTCCGGGATGTGGCACGCGGCCAGCGTCACCGACGACCTGCGGCGCTGCGCCGACCGCTTCGGTGACAAGGTCGCGGTCCGCGACTCGACGACCCGGCTGACGTTCGGCCAGCTCTGGGACCGAGCCGCCGCGCTCGCCGGCTGGTTGCGCGAGCGCGGTCTGCGCCGCGGGGAGGCCGTCGCCGTCCAGCTGCCCAGCTGGACCGAGGCGGTCGTGGCGTTCCACGGGGTGCTGATGGCCGGCGGTGTCGTGGTGCCGATGACGAGCATCCTGCGCCGGCGCGAGGTCGGCTTCATCGTTCGCCAGACCGGTGCCCGCTTCGCGATCGCCGCCGAGGAGTTCCGCGGATACTCCTACCGCGACCTCTACGCCGACCTGATCGCTGAAGGCGTCGGGCTCGACCATGTCCTGTGGGTACGCGGCGGGGCACGCGGCGAGCGCTTCGAGGAGGCGCTGCGTACCGAACCGGTGGACGTCGAGACCGCGCTCGCGAGCGCCGGGCGGGACGGCGACGTCGCGCTCGTCATCTACACCTCGGGGACCACCGCCGACCCGAAGGGCGCGATCCACACGCACGAGGGGATCGCGGCCTCGGGCGACATCTGTCAGCGCGCGTTCGGGCTCAACGAGAACGACGTCCTCTTCAACCCCTCGCCGGTCAGCCACATCACCGGCATCTCGTTGAGCGTGCTCTTCCCGGTCGCGTTCGGCTGCTCGGTCACCCTCCAGGAGGCCTGGGACCCGCAGCAGGCGTTCGACGTGGTCGAGCGCGACCGGACGACCTTCTTCATCTTCGCCACCCCGTTCCTGGCCGCCCTCACCGCGATCGCGGAGGACCGCGGCGTACGTCTGGACCACGTCCGGACGATCGTGTGCGGCGGCGCGGACGTACCCGAGGCGCTCGCCCGCCGCGCTCATGAGCGGCTCGGCACGGTCGTTCGGATGTACGGCGCCACCGAGTGCCCCAACGCCAGCTGTGGCTCGCCGTGGGACCCGGAGCTCCAGCGCTGGGGCACCGAGGGGCACTGGCTCTTCCCGACCGAGGGGCGGGTCGTCGATCCCGGCACCGGCACGGACCTGCCGTCCGGCTCGGTCGGTGAGGCCTGGTGGCGCGGGCCGCAGTTGTGCTCGGGGTACGTCGATGCCGAGCGCAACGACGCCTTCACCGCCGACGGCTGGTTCCGCACGGGCGACCTCGTGCGCCTCGACGCCGGTGGCTGGCTGACGGTGCAGGGCCGGATCAAGGACATCATCAACCGCGGCGGCGAGAAGTTCAGCGCACGGGAGATCGAGGACCTGGTCGCCGAGGTGCCCGGCGTCGCCGACGTGGCGGTCACGCCCGTGCCCGACCCCGTGCTCGGCGAGCGCGTCTGCGCCTGGGTCGTGCTCGCGCCCGGCGCCGACCTCGACCTGGCGGCCCTCACGACCCACCTGCGCGGCCTCGGCCTGACCACCCAGAAGCTGCCCGAGCGGCTCGAGGTCATCGACGAGATGCCACGTACGCCGAGCGGGAAGATCCGCAAGACCGACCTGCGCGACCGCCTCGAGGCCGCGCCGACGACCCGGCCCTGA
- a CDS encoding thiolase family protein gives MTKERIVVLDGARTPIGSFGGQFKDVPAHRLGAAAVTEALERSGVAAADIEEVVMGCIGQVGPDAYNARRVAIEAGLPTSVPAFTVNRLCGSGLQAIWSAAQEMRWNDLRVTVAGGDESMTRMPFYDFGARNGYKLGDRDLVDGTVAMLTDPFGGVHMGVTAEAVAEKYGVSRAEQDEFALRSQQRCAAEAAKAAFAEEIVPVEISGRRGVTVVDTDEHPKPQTTLEVLAALRPAFAQGGTVTAGNASGINDGAAAVVLATESAARDRGATGLVALEQVATAAMEPGLMGYAPTLALRSLFERTGLTPADIDIVELNEAFASQAVAVSRDVGLDPERTNPYGGAIALGHPVGATGAILSLRVVKHLRRTGGELGIVTMCIGGGQALAALFRRLD, from the coding sequence GTGACCAAGGAACGCATCGTCGTGCTCGACGGGGCCCGGACCCCGATCGGCAGCTTCGGCGGCCAGTTCAAGGACGTGCCCGCCCACCGGCTCGGCGCGGCGGCGGTCACCGAGGCGCTCGAGCGCTCCGGTGTGGCCGCAGCCGACATCGAGGAGGTCGTGATGGGCTGCATCGGCCAGGTCGGACCCGATGCGTACAACGCCCGGAGGGTCGCCATCGAGGCAGGTCTGCCCACCTCTGTCCCTGCGTTCACCGTCAACCGGCTGTGCGGCAGCGGGCTGCAGGCGATCTGGTCGGCCGCTCAGGAGATGCGCTGGAACGACCTGCGGGTCACCGTCGCCGGCGGCGACGAGTCGATGACCCGGATGCCGTTCTACGACTTCGGCGCCCGCAACGGCTACAAGCTCGGCGACCGCGATCTGGTCGACGGCACGGTCGCGATGCTCACCGACCCGTTCGGAGGCGTACACATGGGGGTGACCGCGGAGGCCGTGGCCGAGAAGTACGGCGTCTCCCGTGCGGAGCAGGACGAGTTCGCGCTGCGATCCCAGCAGCGGTGTGCGGCGGAGGCTGCGAAGGCGGCCTTCGCGGAGGAGATCGTCCCCGTCGAGATCTCGGGGCGTCGGGGCGTCACCGTCGTCGACACCGACGAGCACCCCAAGCCGCAGACCACGCTGGAGGTGCTTGCCGCGCTGCGGCCGGCCTTCGCTCAGGGCGGTACGGTCACCGCCGGCAACGCCTCCGGGATCAACGACGGAGCCGCCGCGGTCGTGCTCGCGACCGAGTCGGCCGCTCGTGACCGCGGCGCGACCGGACTGGTCGCGCTCGAGCAGGTGGCGACCGCGGCGATGGAGCCGGGCCTGATGGGGTACGCCCCGACGCTCGCTCTGCGCAGTCTCTTCGAGCGCACCGGTCTGACCCCTGCCGACATCGACATCGTCGAGCTCAACGAGGCCTTCGCCTCCCAGGCCGTCGCGGTCTCGCGAGACGTGGGGCTCGACCCGGAGCGCACCAACCCCTACGGCGGGGCGATCGCGCTCGGCCACCCGGTCGGGGCGACCGGCGCGATCCTGTCGTTGCGAGTGGTCAAGCACCTGCGACGTACGGGAGGTGAGCTGGGCATCGTCACGATGTGCATCGGCGGCGGGCAGGCCCTCGCCGCGCTGTTCCGTCGCCTCGACTGA
- a CDS encoding GDYXXLXY domain-containing protein produces MNTRTRVALVSILNLALVGIAVAGQLSARATGEEIRLRVEPVDPIDPFRGAYVDLSYPGISSRTTKEDGDAYVSLAPRGQVWEATGVDTERPAEGPFLKCHDDGWQLSCGIESLFVPQDRAREIETEVNGGHAVAVVKVDSRGNAALVSVQER; encoded by the coding sequence ATGAACACCCGCACCCGCGTGGCACTCGTCAGCATCCTCAACCTCGCCCTCGTCGGCATCGCCGTCGCCGGCCAGCTCTCCGCACGCGCCACCGGCGAGGAGATCCGCCTCCGCGTCGAGCCGGTCGACCCGATCGACCCGTTCCGTGGCGCCTACGTCGACCTCTCCTATCCCGGCATCAGCTCGCGTACGACCAAGGAGGACGGAGATGCGTACGTCTCGCTGGCACCACGCGGCCAGGTCTGGGAAGCCACCGGCGTCGACACCGAGCGGCCGGCCGAGGGACCGTTCCTGAAGTGCCACGACGACGGCTGGCAGCTCAGCTGTGGCATCGAGAGCCTCTTCGTTCCTCAGGACCGGGCCCGGGAGATCGAGACCGAGGTCAACGGCGGCCACGCCGTCGCCGTGGTGAAGGTCGACTCGCGCGGCAACGCGGCTCTCGTCTCGGTCCAAGAGCGCTGA